GCGGTCGCGCTGATCGAAGACGGCGCCCGCTTCTCCGATCTGCTGGTCGATTACGGCGACGCCGACGGCTTCCTCACCGAACAGCTACGGCCCGAGCTCCTGAAAGCTGCCTGCGAGAAGGCCGACATTCCCCTCACCTTGCGGCGTCAGCCGGGCTACGACCACAGCTACTACTTCATCTCGACCTTCATGGCCGATCATCTGCGCTGGCACGCCGCGCGGCTGAAAGCGTGATCCTTCCCGCGCCAAAGCGGCGTGATACAAAAATGTCGAAAACAACCCCATGCAAAGGGGCCGGTTCCGGTGTTCGACCAGACGACTTGACACGTCGGGCAACTCAGGGGTATATTTCTAATATTCAGAAATCATCCAAGCATCCGTCGCTCATCGTGCCTGCGGGGCGCCGTAGTTCGGCGCGAGCAGACGGTTGCGCACGAGATAGGCGGTGGCGCGCGACCAGGATTCGTCGGTGTTGCCGCGCATGTCGGCACTCGCCGCGGCCACCAACTGCCCGGTATGCACGTCCCGCAGGTACAGATTGATGTTGAGGATGAGGTTGGAGACCTTCTGTACCACGCCGGTCATCGCGAGGTCGGCCCCGAGCTCGCCGGCCAGCTTCACGTCGCATCCGCCGCAGGCCTGAAGATTGCTGCCGTGCGCCGCAGCATTGACGGGCGCGATATCGAGCACGCGGAACTTGCCGGAGTCCGCGAGCTCCTTGCGCACCTGGTCGCCGGCCCGGAGCAGCCGCGCCTGCTCGTCGGTGCGCGGCCCGTTCATCTCTCCCTGCAGGCTGGTGTCGATCAACTCGAGATCGAACACCGCGAGCTTGGGCGGTTCGGCTCGCACCGCCCCCGCCGACATCGCCAGCAACGATACGACCAACGCGAACGCTGTTCTCATGATTGTGAACCAATCGAAATTTGGTACCTGGCAACGACAAAAAGCGGGGTTGCAAGCCAGGCCAATTCGGTCATCTTGCACGTCAACGCATGGTGCGACAATGCCATGCCCGAATGAACAAGGACTGCGGGAGGAGTTATGTTCCGATGGTTGATCGGCACGATCGCGCTCAGCATGATGGCGACCGGAGCGCTGGCGGCTGATCCCGTCGAGATCCATATCGGCTATCTCGGCCATGCCGGCGTCAAATCGACGCTCTCGCTGGTCGAGCAACCGGCCGACAATGACGGCATCGCCGGCGCGCGGCTTGCGATCGAGGACAACAATACGACCGGCAAATTCCTCAACCAGCGCTTCACGCTCGACGAGGTCAAGGTCAAGGACAGCGACGATGTCGCCAGGGTCGCAACCGATCTCGCCGGCCGCAACGACTACATCATCACCGACCTGCCCGCCGACGCACTGCTCAAGGTCGCCGATGCGCTGCGCGATCGCGGCACCGTGCTGCTGAATGCCGGTGCGATCGACGACCGGCTGCGCGAGCAGGACTGCCGCGCCAACATTATCCATGTCGCGCCGACCCGCTCGATGCTGGCGGACGCGCTCGGCCAATACCTGGTGTGGAAGCAGTGGAAGCGCTGGCTGCTGGTGGCAGGCTCGCACGACCAGGACAAGCTCTACGCCGATGCGCTGCGCCGCGCCGCCATCCGTTTCGGCGCCAAGATCGTCCAGGAGCGAACCTTCGAGGACACCGGCGGCGCGCGCCGCACCGACTCCGGCGTAACGCTGATCCAGCGCCAGATGCCGGTATTCACGCAGCAGGCACCGGCCTACGACGTGCTCGTCGCTGCCGACGAGAGCGAGGTGTTCGCGAACTATCTGCCCTACCGGACCTGGGACCCGCGACCCGTGGCGGGCTCGGCGGGGCTGGTGCCGACCAGCTGGGACGCGGCACATGACCAGTGGGGTGCGGTCCAGATCCAGAACCGCTTCGTCAAGCTGAACATGCGCCGCATGACGGCGCTCGATATGCAGGCCTGGACCGCCGCGCGCATGATCGGGGAAGCCACGTCCCGCACCAATTCGGGGGATTCCAAGAAGGTCATCGCTTTCCTCAAGAGCAAGGATTTCTCGATCGCCGCCTTCAAGGGCACGCGACTGACCTTGCGCGACTGGAATCTGCAGCTGCGCCAGCCGATCCTGCTGGCCGACGGTCGTATGGTCGTTTCGGTCTCGCCGCAGGAAGGTTTCCTGCATCAGGTCTCCGAACTCGACACCCTCGGAGTTGACCGGCCTGAAACGAAGTGCAAGCTGCAGTGAGGGAGATGAAACGCATGTGGCGCCGCCGTCTGTTGACCGGGATGCTCGTTTGGCTTGCCGCGACACCGGCGTCCGCTTTTGTTGCCTATGTCTCGAATGAGAAAGGCAACACGGTTACCGTGATCGACACCACTAGCTGGACGGTGACAAAGACCATCAAGGTCGGCCAGCGGCCGCGCGGCATCGAGTTCTCGCGCGACGGCAAGTTCGTGATGGTCGCGGTCGGCGACGACGACACCATCCAGGTGATCGACACCAAGACCCAGGAGATCGTCGACACCCTGCCCTCCGGCCCCGACCCCGAATTGTTCACCCAGGATGCCGCCGGCAAGACCATGTATGTCGCCAACGAGAACGACAACACGGTCACCGTGATCGATCTCGAGAAGCGCGCCCGGCTTGGCGACATCCAGGTCGGTGTCGAGCCCGAGGGCATGACCATCAGCCCCGACGGCAAGATCCTGATCAACACGTCTGAGACCACCAACATGGCGCATTTCATCGACACCACGACGCGCCAGATCGTCGCCAATGTGCTGGTCGATTCGCGGCCGCGCTTTGCCCAGTTCAAGCGCGACGGCTCCGAATTGTGGATCTCCTCCGAGATCGGCGGCACGGTGTCGATCATCGATCCGGTCAAGCGCGAGGTAACCGGCAAGATCACCTTCGAGATTCCCGGCCTGCGTAACGAGGCGATCCAGCCGGTCGGCATCGGCATGACCAAGGACGGCAAGACCGCGTTCGTCGCCCTCGGCCCCGCCAACCGCGTCGCGGTGGTCGATGGTGCGACCCACAAGGTGCTCAAATATCTCCTTGTCGGCCAGCGGGTCTGGCACATGGATTTCACCCCGGACGAGAAATATCTGATGGTCACCAACGGCGTTTCGAACGACGTCTCGGTGATCGACGTCGCGGCCCAGAAGGTGATCAAGACCATTCAGGTCGGTGAGCTTCCGTGGGGGATCACGATCGCGCAGCCATGACCGCAACCGACACCCATATCGCGAGCCAGCCTTCGCCGGATGCAGGCACCGTAGCGGCGGTGCAGCCGGCGCTGTCGATCGGCAATGTCAGTCACAGCTACGGTCCGCGCCGCGCGCTGATCGATGTCAATTTCACGGTTCGGCCCGCGAGCTTCACCGCGCTGCTCGGCCTCAACGGCGCGGGCAAGAGCACGCTGTTCTCGCTGGTGACGCGGCTGTTCGGCATCCAGAACGGCCAGATCAAGATCTTCGGTCACGACATCAGCCGGACGCCCGGTGAAGCGTTGCGGCTGATGGGCGTGGTGTTCCAGCCGCGCACGCTCGATCTCGACCTTTCGCTGACGCAGAACCTGCTCTATCACGCCGCGCTGCACGGCATCTCGCGGCGCGAGGCGCGGCAGCGCAGCGCCGAGGTGCTCGGCCGTATCGGCCTTGCCGACCGCGCCGGCAGCAAGGTGCGTGACCTCTCGGGCGGCCAGATGCGGCGGCTCGAGATCGCCCGCGCATTGCTGCACCGTCCGCGGCTGCTGCTGCTCGACGAAGCCACCGTCGGGCTCGACGTCAAGGCGCGCGCCGACATTCTCGACCATGTCCGCCAGCTGGTCACCGAGCAGGGCATCGGCGTGCTCTGGGCAACCCATCTGTTCGACGAGATCATGCCGGGCGACGACCTCGTGGTACTGCACCAGGGCCGGATGCTGGCGCACGGCCCGATGTCGCGCGTCATCGCGGATGCCGGCGCCCAGGACGTCAACACCGCGTTCATGCGCCTGACCGGAACGGCAACCCTCACCGGAAAACCGCCAACATGAGCAGCACGACGGCTACGCCCGAGCGACGCGGCTTCTCGGTGTCGGAATACATCGTCTGCCTGAACGGCATCGTGTGGCGCGAGGCGCTGCGCTTCCTGCATCAGCGCGAGCGCTTCGTCTCGGCACTGGTCAGGCCGCTGGTCTGGCTGTTCATCTTCGCGGCCGGCTTCCGCCAGGTGCTCGGCATCTCGATCATCCCGCCCTACGAGACCTACATCCTCTACGAGGTCTATATCGCGCCCGGCCTGATGGCGATGATCCAGCTGTTCAACGGCATGCAATCCTCGCTGTCGATGGTCTATGACCGCGAGATGGGCAACATGCGCACGCTGCTGGTCAGCCCACTGCCGCGCGGCTATCTGTTGTTCTGCAAGCTGCTCGCCGGCACCGCGGTGTCGCTGCTGCAGGTCTACGCCTTCCTGCTGATCGCGTGGTTCTGGGATATCACGCCGCCGACCATCGGCTACCTCACCGTGCTGCCGGCGCTGGTGCTGTCGGGACTGATGCTCGGCGCGCTGGGGATGCTGATCTCGGCCAGCATCAAGCAGCTGGAGAATTTCGCCGGGGTGATGAACTTTGTCATCTTCCCGATGTTCTTCGCATCGTCGGCCCTCTACCCGCTCTGGCGCGTGCAGGAAGGCAGCCCGATGCTGTACTATGTCTGCCAGTGCAATCCTTTCACGCACGCCGTGGAGCTGATCCGGTTTGCGCTCTACGGCAAGATGAACTGGGTTTCGCTCGCGGTGGTCGGCGGCTGCACGGTGGTATTCATGATCGGCGCGATCCTGGCTTACGATCCGTCGCGCGGCCTGGTGCGCCGCGGACCCGGCGGAGGCGAGGCGTGACAGGCTGGCGAACAGGACGTGGCGCACTGCTCGCAATGGTGCTGTCGAGCCAGGTCGCAACGGCCGCGGATCCGCGTTACCCGGACTGGCCCTGCCAACAGGCCAAGGTGCCGGAGATATCGCTCGCCGCGGTGTGGGCCGGACCGCCGCTCGGGGATGCCGAGACCAAGTGGAGGGACGACCCGAAGGTCAGCGCACTCGCGACCAAGCTCGCGGCGCGCCGTATTCCGCTCGAGGATGCGCAGAAGCAGATCGCCGAGTTCCTGCAGTCCGCCGCAGCCGACAAGGCCAATGCGGGAAAATTGCTGTTCGCGGGCCTGTTCGATACGCTCAATGGGCAGCGGGCCTCGGTGATGAATGGACTCGAACGCGTGATGCGCAAGCAGCGCGAGGCCGCGGAGAAGATTCGCGACGATACGATCAAGCTGCAGGCATTGCAGGACGCCACGCCGCCGGATCAGGCCAAAGTCGACGAGCTCGGCAACCAATTGGTCTGGGAGACGCGCATCTTCGAGGACCGCGGGCGGGTGGTGAAATTCGTCTGCGAGGTGCCGACCACCATCGATCAACGGCTGTTTGCGCTCAGCCGCACCATCCAGCAGGAACTGGATTGAGGCCTCCGCCCGATCGCCCCGGCAATCATTGACCTGTTCCCAGCCGCTTCTTGACCGCGCCGGTCCGGAACCAACCGCGCTACCCGTTCGTTGTCTCCAACTATATCTGAAGTTGGGAGACCTCGATGAGAGCAGCCAAGATCGTCATGACCAGCCTCGCCGCCGCGAGCCTGATCACCTCAGCGGCTTTCGCCCAGCAACCGTTGACTGGAATTGTCACCAAGATTGACCGATTGAATGGAACCATCTCGCTCCAGCAGACGCAAAGCGGAACGGTGGGCGCGGCCGGCGGCGCGATGCTGGAATACAAGGTATCCAAGGGTCAGTCCCTGGAGGACTTCCACGCCGGCGACAAGGTAACGTTCACCACCTCAGACAGCGATGGCGGCAAGACCATCAACAAGCTCGACAAGCAGAAATAACCGGCACGACGCGTGAGGACGGGCTCAATGCTCGCCCTCGCGCGGCTCGGGCTCCGATTCCGCCAGCGGCAATTTGGCGCGTCCCCAGCCGTCGGTTCCTTCCGGATACCACGCCACGTTGCGGTAGCCGTAGGACAGCACGCGCTTGGCCGCGTTCCACGACATCCAGCAATTCTCCTGGCAGTAGATCACGAGCAATTTGGCCTTGTCGTCGCCGGAGGCGCGGGCCAGGCCGCGTTGCAGATAGCCCTCGGTCGATGCGGCGAGCTTGCCGTAGCCGGTGTCGGGCAGCCAGATGCTGCCGGGAATGTTGAGATGCGGCCGCTCGCGCCACACCGTGCCGGCGGGCAGGGTTGGCTTCGGCGCGCGTGGCAGCACGTCGACGAAGGCACCGGACTTGTCGCGCCAGATCGCTGCCGCGTCATCCGTCGTGAGCACGCGTGCGCCGGCGAGCGTGGCCGGCACCGGTGCGCGGTAGTCCTCGGTGCGATACCCTTCGGGCTCCGCAGGCTGGTCCTGCGCGCGGACAGGCGAAGCGGCGACCACCAGCACCGCCAGGATGGCCGCGAACCTGATCATGGCGACTTGGTTGCGCTCTCCGGCCCGATCGGACGGTCGTTCTCGTCGAGCAGCGGAACGCCGAAGTCGAGCAGGATCTTGTTGATCGCGGGCTGGTTCTCCTGGATCAGGCGATTGAGCTGCCGCTTCCAGTTCTGATCGGACCCGCGCACACCCATGCCGATGCGATACACCAGCTTCGGGCCCGTGGTCTCCTTGACCAGCGGCGTGACATGCAGCGGCGGGTTCGCCTTCTTGGCATAATAGCCCGCCATCGGCCCCCACAGGATGCCGGCATCGATCTCGCCCTTGTCGAGATCGTTCATCATCGCCTCAGCCGACGAATCGTAGCGCGTGTCGATCATCAGCGGATATGGCTTCGCATTGCCCATCAGCCCGTTGATGGCCATGTTGGTCGCGGGCGGCGTTCCGGCGACGATGCCGATATGCTTGCCCTTCAGCCGCTCATCCTCGAGCGTCGTGACCTCATCCAATCCGCTGCCCGGCTTGGCGACGATCGCGTAAGCCGTGCGGTAATATGGGTTGGTGCCTTGTGCGAGATCATCGCCTTGCGGGAATCCCATGATCACGTCGCAGCGATGCGAGCCGAGGGTGACCCGCACGAAGCCGGTCGCCTGCGGGAAATACATGTAGTCGAGCTTCTTCTGCAGCTTCTCAGCGAACAGCTCGCCGATCTTGTTCTCAAAGCCTTCGCCCTTGTCGTTCGAGAACGGCAGGTTGCGCGGATCGGCACAGATGCGGAGCACCTTGGGATCGACCAGCTCGATGGAGAGCTCGCCCTGCTCATTGACCTGTGCACGCGCGATGTCGCGGCCGGCGAGACAGGCGATGAAACCGACAAGCGCGAACAGGACAGGACGGCATCCGACAACTCTCATGACGCGGTCTCCTCTCGAGCGGACAGGTCACCGTGGTCAAGCAATTGCCCGGCGCGCCATGACGTGCAACAGGGATAATGATTGCGACGGCGCCGCGTTGCTTGTTGCAGCGCAAACGGACGTGAGACGACATCGTTCGCGCGTCCCGGAGAAACTGAGGCGGAAACATGGCTCATGGCGGTTCGGTGCTTGCGCTGCTCCTGATGCTTTGGGCGCCGACCATAGCGCGGGCGCAAGAGGCGGAATTGCCTGTGAGCGAAGTCGCCCCCGGAATATTCGTTCACACCGGCGTCACTGCATTGATGACGCGCGAGAACGAGGGCGCCATCGCCAATGTGGGGTTCGTGATCGGCGATAGCGCCGTCGCCGTCATCGACACCGGCGGCAGCGTCCGCGAAGGGCGGCAATTGCTCGCCGCGGTGCGCAGCCATAGCGACAAGCCGATCCGCTACGTGATCAACACCCACGCGCATCCGGACCACAGCTTCGGCAACGCGGCGTTCGTGGCTGACGGGACCAGCTTTGTCGGCCACAAGGCCCTGCCCCGCGCGCTGGCGGCGCGCGGGCAGTTCTATCTCGACGGGTTTCGGCGCACCATGGGCGATGCCTTGATCGACGAGGTGCGGATCATTCCACCGACCGTGCTGGTCGAGGACACGCTCAAGCTCGACCTCGGCGGACGGAGCCTCACCCTGAAGGCCTGGCCGCCCGCCCACAGCGACAACGACCTCACCGTATTCGACGAACGCAGCGGCACCCTGCTCGCCGGCGACATGGTGTTTCTCGAGCATATTCCCGTGGTCGACGGCAGCCTCAAGGGCTGGCTGCGCGCGCTCGACCAGCTCGCCGCAATTCCCGCCGAGCGCGTGGTTCCCGGTCACGGGCCCGTGAGCGCGTGGCCTGCGGCGCTCGCCGATGAGCGGCGTTATCTCGAGACGCTGGCCGCGGACATTCGTGCACTGGTCAAAAGCGGCAAGCCGATCACGGCTGCGGCGGAGCACGCCGCGGCAGCCGAGCGTCCGCGCTGGCAATTGTTCGACGATTACAACGCCCGCAACGCAACTGCAGCATTCTCGGAAATTGAATGGGAGTAGCTGTTGGTCCTATAATGAGCTGGATGCATAGGATTCCGCGAACATGACCGGACATCGCGCCCGCCTGTTTTGCATCGCCAGCCTCGTTGCGATCGCGCTGGGCACACCGGCTGCGCCCGCGGCGGAGACCTATGATCCCTGGCCGGGTCTCGTCCAGGACATCTTCAGCAACCGTCCGATGAATGACGGCAATGATGTCATCGGCATCGAGATGCCGGCGCGCGCCGAGGATGCGGCGATCGTTCCGGTGACACTGCGCACCAAGCTATCGCCCGGCGACAGCCGCCGCGTCGTCGCCATCACGCTCGTGATCGATGAGAACCCGGCGCCGATGGCTGCGAAATTCACGCTGGCCCCGGACGCCAACGTTACCGAGATCTCGACGCGAGTCCGCGTCAACAACTACACCAACGTGCATGCCGTCGCGGAGCTCAGCGACGGCAAGCTCTATGTCAGCAAGGTCTATGTCAAGGCATCCGGCGGCTGCTCGGCGCCGGCCGGCAAGAATGTCGAGGAAGCCAAGAACCGTCTCGGCCAGATGCGCTATCGCCAATTCACGAAGGCCGAACAGGGAGCGGCGACAAGCACGCGCGAAGCCCAGATCATGATCGGGCATCCGAACAATTCAGGCCTGCAGATGGACCAGGTCACGCAGCTCTATATCCCGGCCTTCTTCGTCAACGAGCTGCACATCTGGCAGGACGACAGTCCGGTGCTGGCGATGGAGGGCGGAATCTCGATTTCCGAGGATCCCAACATCCGCTTCACCTACGTCTCGAACGGCGCCAGGCGCTTCCGCGCCGAAGCCAAGGACACCGACGGGCACGTCTTCGAGCACGAATGGAAGATCGAGAATCCCGGGACCTGAAGGGTCCGCGAACTCGCGGTCAAGACTAGAAACAGCGGACTTCAGCTTCGGCCTGGGCGCGCCTGAGGTCGTTGAGTGCGTTGGCGGCCTGCTCGGATGAGCGGAACTGGCCGCCCAGATTGCCGCGCACCTGCGCCATGCTCAGCACCGTTTCGGCGGTGACGTAGCGATCATAGGGGATGATGGAGGCGACGACGTCGATCGAGCAGGAACATTGCTCGATCGATTGCCGGGATTCGCCATTGGCCTTCATGCAGCCGAACACATATTCTGCCCGCGCCGAGGTCGGGTAGTCATTGATCTCCTGGGCCCGCGCGCCCACGGAAGTCCCGGCGAGCACTGCCAGGAGCATGGCCGGGACGGCGACAATCGGTCGTAGCATGCCAGCTCCTGCCATGGTCGTGCTTCCTCTTCTCTTCCCGCAAGCTATGCTATGGGTGTCGATCAGAAAAGAAGACATTCGGGGAAGTGGCTCAAGAAGCGATGATCATGTCTGTACGCACGGTGTTGGCTGCGGCAGTTCTGGCGGTCATGCAGTTCGGCACCTCGTGCAATGCGGAGACCATCCGCGTTGCAGCGCAGAAGACCGGAACGTTCGCCTGGGAACTGGCGGTCATTCGCTCCCATGGTCTCGACAAGAAGGCCAACCTGTCGATCGACGTCGTCGAGCTCGCCAGCCCCGAGGCCGGCAAGATCGCGCTGCGCTCCGGCACGGCCGACGTGATGGTGTCCGACTGGCCCTGGGTGTCGCGCGAGCGCTCGCTCGGTGCCAAGCTGCAGTTCTATCCGTATTCGAGCGCGCTGGGCGCGGTGATGGTGCCGGCTGCCTCACCGGTCAGGACGCTCGCTGACCTCAAGGGGCGCAAGCTTGCGGTCGCCGGCGGCGCGATCGACAAGAACTGGCTGCTGCTGCAGGCCGCCTTGAAGCAGGACGGCGTCGACCTGAAGTCGCAGGCGACCATCGTCTACGGTGCGCCGCCGCTGCTCGCCGCCAAGACCCTCGGCGGCGAGATGGACGCGACGCTCAACTACTGGAATTTCTGCGCGGCGCTCGAGGCCAAGGGCTTTCGCCGCCTCGCCGGCATGGAAGAGATCCTGCAGAAGCTCGGCAGCAAGGGCCGCATCGCGATGATCGGCTATGTGTTCGACGAGGCCTGGGCTGGCGCCAACAAGGACCTGGTGGCCCGCTTCATCGCGGTGACGCGCGCTGCGAAAGAGGTTCTGGCGACGTCGGACGCCGAATGGGATGCGATCGCGCCACTCACCGGCGCGCAAGATCCGGCGACGTTGCAGGCCTATCGCGACCGCTACCGCGAAGGCATCCCGCGCCGTCCGATCGTTGACGAAGAGGCTGATGCCCGCGTGCTCTACCGGGTGCTGGCGCAGCTCGGCGGCCGCGATCTGGTCGGCACTGCGACCGAGCTCGATCCCGGCACCTTCTATCAAGCGATCCCGGGAGACTAGCGGTGCTGCGCCTGCTGTCATTCGCGCTGTTCATCGCGACCTGGTGGATTGCCTCGCTCGTGATCGGCGATGCGAAGCTGCCGGCACCGCCGGCGGTGCTGTCGGTGCTCATTGCCGAGGCCCGATCGGGCGCGCTGTTCGTCAACCTCGGCGCAACGCTGGCCCGCGTCGCGCTGGCCTTCACGCTGGCGATGGCGCTCGGCTCGGCGATCGGCTACCTGATGGGCCGCGTCTCGCTCGCCAATCGCCTTGGCGATCCCTGGCTGATCCTGCTGCTCAATTTGCCGGCGCTCGTCGTCATCGTGCTGGCCTATATCTGGGCCGGGCTGACCGAGGTCGCGGCGATCGCGGCCATCGCCATCAACAAGCTGCCGACCGCCGTCGTCACGTTGCGCGAGGGTGCTCGCGCGCTCGATCCTGCGCTCGACGAGATGGCGACGGCGTTCGCCTTGCCGCGCGGCCGCGCGTTCCGGCATGTGATCCTGCCGCAGCTTGCGCCCTATATCGCTGCCGCGGCGCGCTCCGGGCTCTCGCTGGTCTGGAAGATCGTGCTGGTCGCCGAATATCTCGGCCGGCCGAACGGTGTCGGCTTCGAGATCGGCGTCGCCTTCCAGCTGTTCGACATTCCCCTGCTGCTCGCCTACTCGCTGAGCTTTGCCGGTGTCGTGCTGGTCATCGAGACGGTGATGGTGCAGCCGTTTGAAACCAGGCTAACGCGGTGGCGGCTCCGTGCAGCTTGAGGTCAATATCACCGGCAAGAGTTTTGAGAGCGCGGCCGGGAAGCGGCACGACGTGCTCGACAACGTCACCTTCACGTTGAACGCCGGCGAGGTGGGCGTGCTGTTCGGCCCATCGGGCTGCGGCAAGAGCACCCTGCTCCGGATTCTCGCCGGGCTCGACGGCAACTACCGGGGCCATGTCGCGCGCTCGCCGGGCATGCGCCTCGGCATGGTGTTCCAGGAGCCGCGGCTGCTGCCCTGGCGCACGGTCGAGGAGAACGTGCGCCTGGCCGCACCTGGCGCCGACGACGGCAAGCTGTCGGCGCTGTTCGAGGTGCTCGAACTGAGCGCGCATCGCAACCACTTTCCGGGCGAGTTGTCGCTCGGCCTCGCACGCCGCGTCGCGCTTGCCCGCGCCTTCGCCATCGAGCCGGACTTCCTGATCCTCGACGAGCCGCTGGCCTCGCTCGACAATGCCCTCGCGGGCAGGCTGCGCGACCAGGTCGCGACCCTGGTGGCGAGCCGGACGATGATGACGCTCCTTGTCACCCACGATCTCGACGACGCCGTCCGCCTCGGCGACCGCCTGTTCTTCCTGTCGCCGCGGCCCGCCCGAATCCTTCACGTCGAAACCATAGCCGCGCCGCGTGCAATGCGAGGTGAGCCGGAGATCGGCGAGATCAAGCGACGGCTCTCG
The window above is part of the Bradyrhizobium sp. PSBB068 genome. Proteins encoded here:
- a CDS encoding ABC transporter permease subunit; the encoded protein is MLRLLSFALFIATWWIASLVIGDAKLPAPPAVLSVLIAEARSGALFVNLGATLARVALAFTLAMALGSAIGYLMGRVSLANRLGDPWLILLLNLPALVVIVLAYIWAGLTEVAAIAAIAINKLPTAVVTLREGARALDPALDEMATAFALPRGRAFRHVILPQLAPYIAAAARSGLSLVWKIVLVAEYLGRPNGVGFEIGVAFQLFDIPLLLAYSLSFAGVVLVIETVMVQPFETRLTRWRLRAA
- a CDS encoding ABC transporter ATP-binding protein encodes the protein MQLEVNITGKSFESAAGKRHDVLDNVTFTLNAGEVGVLFGPSGCGKSTLLRILAGLDGNYRGHVARSPGMRLGMVFQEPRLLPWRTVEENVRLAAPGADDGKLSALFEVLELSAHRNHFPGELSLGLARRVALARAFAIEPDFLILDEPLASLDNALAGRLRDQVATLVASRTMMTLLVTHDLDDAVRLGDRLFFLSPRPARILHVETIAAPRAMRGEPEIGEIKRRLSQLDLANM